The following coding sequences are from one Acidimicrobiales bacterium window:
- a CDS encoding VOC family protein, which yields MEVKELGHIVLYVRDIERSSRFYREVLGWRQILPDPDEPATVAPIAAFSAPGGRTHHELLLIEVGPDAAPLPAGRRVGMYHFGLKVGDSDDELREALASVQESGTTILGASDHTVTHSLYVADPDGNEIELYVDVPGIDWRTDPTLVAAPIKPLRL from the coding sequence ATGGAAGTGAAGGAACTCGGGCACATCGTGCTCTACGTGCGCGACATCGAGCGGTCGTCGCGCTTCTACCGCGAGGTGCTCGGCTGGCGGCAGATCCTCCCGGACCCCGACGAGCCGGCGACGGTGGCCCCCATCGCCGCCTTCTCGGCGCCCGGTGGGCGGACGCACCACGAGCTGCTGCTCATCGAGGTGGGGCCCGACGCCGCGCCCCTCCCGGCGGGCCGGCGGGTCGGCATGTACCACTTCGGGCTGAAGGTGGGCGACAGCGACGACGAGCTGCGGGAGGCGCTGGCGAGCGTGCAGGAGTCGGGGACGACGATCCTCGGCGCCAGCGACCACACCGTGACCCACAGCCTCTACGTCGCCGACCCCGACGGCAACGAGATCGAGCTCTACGTCGACGTCCCCGGCATCGACTGGCGCACCGACCCCACCCTCGTCGCGGCTCCCATCAAGCCCCTGCGCCTGTAG